A single Dermacentor variabilis isolate Ectoservices chromosome 9, ASM5094787v1, whole genome shotgun sequence DNA region contains:
- the LOC142557552 gene encoding uncharacterized protein LOC142557552 isoform X1 produces MDLPLGTVVSPHYAFPIVGVILCALLVFAFGFKSPSQPPSFGSIDDESDKKKKRKTKESQKSKAQANGHAPTASPKVVSQAKPKVEKAPAPTKQKTEKTDAKAAQQKKPAQPQEKRPVTTKGKKEAAAKQPEEPAPAPQSAEDAADGWVQKLSKKEKKIRRKEEEKTNVSAEKSQANAPATEESKSPATKRKKQSKEADAKKAEPDVEMPEEPVTTEPVAAADPEFTLYRDIVNKEHPKDQRNKKKPKSPPTEPEPVKSPAKKESAKKDVTKSEDATSKAKGKGGKTDKKQAEDSKPSDTAKKAAAPQESSPAAEPSVKPASSPETAESKSSEVAPPAESNVAFDELGDAWTEAKPQKKKKKARKD; encoded by the exons ATCTACCGCTCGGAACGGTCGTGAGTCCGCACTACGCGTTCCCCATTGTCGGCGTCATACTGTGCGCCCTGCTTGTTTTCGCCTTCGGCTTCAAGTCGCCCAGCCAGCCTCCCAGCTTCGGAAGCATCGACGATGAGagcgacaagaagaagaagcgaaAGACCAAGGAGTCCCAGAAG AGCAAAGCGCAAGCCAACGGCCATGCACCAACTGCATCCCCGAAAGTTGTTAGCCAAGCCAAGCCCAAAGTAGAGAAGGCACCTGCTCCTACTAAACAGAAAACCGAAAAAACAGATGCGAAG GCTGCTCAGCAAAAGAAGCCTGCCCAACCCCAGGAGAAGCGGCCCGTCACAACCAAGGGAAAGAAGGAAGCTGCTGCGAAACAACCGGAGGAGCCCGCTCCTGCACCACAGTCAGCTGAGGACGCCGCAG ACGGGTGGGTGCAGAAgttgagcaaaaaagaaaagaagatacgCCGCAAGGAAGAGGAGAAGACCAACGTCTCGGCTGAAAAGAGTCAGGCCAATGCACCAGCCA CCGAAGAATCCAAGAGTCCTGCCACCAAGCGCAAGAAGCAGTCGAAAGAAGCTGATGCTAAAAAGGCTGAGCCAGACGTTGAAATGCCCGAGGAGCCTGTCACCACTGAACCAGTTGCTGCAGCTGATCCTGAG TTCACACTTTATCGAGACATTGTAAACAAG GAACATCCCAAGGATCAGAGGAACAAAAAGAAGCCAAAGTCTCCTCCTACTGAGCCAGAGCCTGTGAAGAGCCCGGCCAAGAAAGAGTCAGCTAAGA AGGACGTCACCAAGTCTGAGGATGCTACATCAAAAGCCAAGGGAAAGGGTGGCAAAACTGACAAAAAACAGGCCGAGGATTCAAAGCCCAGTGATACTGCCAAAAAGGCTGCAGCACCACAGGAGAGCTCACCTGCAG CGGAGCCTTCTGTGAAGCCAGCCAGCAGCCCAGAGACGGCAGAGTCAAAGAGCAGCGAAGTTGCTCCACCTGCGGAGTCCAACGTGGCTTTTGATGAACTTGGTG ATGCCTGGACGGAGGCCAAAccccagaaaaagaagaagaaggcccGCAAAGACTGA
- the LOC142557552 gene encoding uncharacterized protein LOC142557552 isoform X2: MDLPLGTVVSPHYAFPIVGVILCALLVFAFGFKSPSQPPSFGSIDDESDKKKKRKTKESQKSKAQANGHAPTASPKVVSQAKPKVEKAPAPTKQKTEKTDAKAAQQKKPAQPQEKRPVTTKGKKEAAAKQPEEPAPAPQSAEDAADGWVQKLSKKEKKIRRKEEEKTNVSAEKSQANAPATEESKSPATKRKKQSKEADAKKAEPDVEMPEEPVTTEPVAAADPEEHPKDQRNKKKPKSPPTEPEPVKSPAKKESAKKDVTKSEDATSKAKGKGGKTDKKQAEDSKPSDTAKKAAAPQESSPAAEPSVKPASSPETAESKSSEVAPPAESNVAFDELGDAWTEAKPQKKKKKARKD, from the exons ATCTACCGCTCGGAACGGTCGTGAGTCCGCACTACGCGTTCCCCATTGTCGGCGTCATACTGTGCGCCCTGCTTGTTTTCGCCTTCGGCTTCAAGTCGCCCAGCCAGCCTCCCAGCTTCGGAAGCATCGACGATGAGagcgacaagaagaagaagcgaaAGACCAAGGAGTCCCAGAAG AGCAAAGCGCAAGCCAACGGCCATGCACCAACTGCATCCCCGAAAGTTGTTAGCCAAGCCAAGCCCAAAGTAGAGAAGGCACCTGCTCCTACTAAACAGAAAACCGAAAAAACAGATGCGAAG GCTGCTCAGCAAAAGAAGCCTGCCCAACCCCAGGAGAAGCGGCCCGTCACAACCAAGGGAAAGAAGGAAGCTGCTGCGAAACAACCGGAGGAGCCCGCTCCTGCACCACAGTCAGCTGAGGACGCCGCAG ACGGGTGGGTGCAGAAgttgagcaaaaaagaaaagaagatacgCCGCAAGGAAGAGGAGAAGACCAACGTCTCGGCTGAAAAGAGTCAGGCCAATGCACCAGCCA CCGAAGAATCCAAGAGTCCTGCCACCAAGCGCAAGAAGCAGTCGAAAGAAGCTGATGCTAAAAAGGCTGAGCCAGACGTTGAAATGCCCGAGGAGCCTGTCACCACTGAACCAGTTGCTGCAGCTGATCCTGAG GAACATCCCAAGGATCAGAGGAACAAAAAGAAGCCAAAGTCTCCTCCTACTGAGCCAGAGCCTGTGAAGAGCCCGGCCAAGAAAGAGTCAGCTAAGA AGGACGTCACCAAGTCTGAGGATGCTACATCAAAAGCCAAGGGAAAGGGTGGCAAAACTGACAAAAAACAGGCCGAGGATTCAAAGCCCAGTGATACTGCCAAAAAGGCTGCAGCACCACAGGAGAGCTCACCTGCAG CGGAGCCTTCTGTGAAGCCAGCCAGCAGCCCAGAGACGGCAGAGTCAAAGAGCAGCGAAGTTGCTCCACCTGCGGAGTCCAACGTGGCTTTTGATGAACTTGGTG ATGCCTGGACGGAGGCCAAAccccagaaaaagaagaagaaggcccGCAAAGACTGA
- the IFT52 gene encoding intraflagellar transport 52 isoform X2, translating into MLERSEHVLQQSMGEKVFTILFDSSKHELFSVSDGYKVLQRRLKSMWQVQSGNTQISPDLLSGIDALVLGGPRQKFTETEFSALRDFVTQGGRLLVLLGEGGERRFQTNINFLLEEYGIVVNSDAVVRTAYHKYPHPKEALISDGILNRAVSRALEETALGSTLSGDSRGLTFVYPFGATLNVAKPAVALLSTGGCSFPVARPVCALYIGQKGVSGRIVVLGSCHLLSDHYLDKEDNSKVKDVLFHFLTNDQVQLNAIDAGDPEVFDYNPIPSLSTIADAPFCCLQEGEELPNDPMELFRKQLYTLDNSMLPAVINAYEELGVPHEPLRLISPQFECPLPPLQPAVFPPCFREPSGPPLELFDLDEELSSESRRLAQLANKCTDEDLHYFLLQCGQVLGIGTATGEPKHIIEHVLTRLVEFRKLNQCGDPMPGALEEQDIIADQDNL; encoded by the exons ATGTTGGAACGCTCCGAGCATGTGCTCCAGCAATCAATGGGCGAGAAAGTTTTCACGATACTGTTCGACTCGTCTAAGCACGAGCTTTTCAGCGTTAGCGATGGCTACAAGGTGCTACAGAGGCGGCTCAAAAGCATGTGGCAAGTCCAGAG CGGAAACACGCAGATATCGCCCGATCTGTTATCCGGCATCGACGCCCTCGTGCTTGGCGGTCCACGACAAAAATTTACGGAGACGGAG TTTTCAGCCTTGCGAGACTTTGTGACTCAAGGAGGGAGGCTACTGGTTTTACTTGGTGAAGGTGGGGAACGCCGCTTCCAGACCAACATAAACTTCCTGCTTGAAGAATACGGCATTGTTGTCAACAGCG ATGCTGTTGTGAGGACAGCCTATCACAAGTACCCTCATCCAAAAGAAGCACTGATCTCTGATGGAATCCTCAACAGAGCTGTGAGCAGGGCTCTTGAGGAGACGGCGCTTGGCTCGACTTTGAGTGGTGATAGCCG AGGACTGACATTTGTCTACCCATTTGGTGCCACGCTAAATGTTGCCAAGCCTGCTGTGGCTCTCCTGTCTACGGGGGGCTGCTCTTTCCCTGTGGCACGGCCAGTCTGTGCACTCTACATCGggcaaaag GGTGTCTCAGGAAGAATAGTGGTTCTCGGCTCGTGCCATCTTCTCTCAGACCACTACTTGGACAAGGAGGACAACAGCAAGGTCAAG GATGTGTTGTTCCACTTCCTGACCAACGATCAAGTGCAGCTGAATGCCATTGATGCCGGAGACCCTGAGGTGTTTGACTACAACCCCATTCCATCACTGAGCACGATTGCCGATGCCCCGTTCTGCTGCCTTCAAGAGGGGGAGGAACTGCCCAATGACCCCATGGAGTTGTTCCGCAAGCAGCTGTACACCCTCGACAACTCTATGCTTCCTGCAGTTATCAA TGCCTATGAAGAGCTTGGTGTGCCACACGAGCCTCTGAGACTGATCAGTCCACAATTTGAATGCCCGCTGCCACCGCTACAGCCTGCG GTGTTCCCACCTTGCTTCAGAGAACCCAGTGGGCCACCACTGGAGTTGTTCGACTTGGATGAAGAGCTGAGCTCGGAGAGCCGCCGTCTGGCCCAGCTTGCTAATAAGTGCACCGACGAGGACTTGCACTATTTCCTGCTGCAGTGCGGACAAGTACTAGGCATCGGCACTGCCACAGGTGAACCGAAGCACATCATAGAGCACGTGCTCACGCGCCTCGTCGAGTTCCGAAAGCTCAACCAG TGTGGAGACCCAATGCCTGGGGCATTGGAAGAGCAAGACATCATAGCCGACCAGGACAATTTGTGA
- the IFT52 gene encoding intraflagellar transport 52 isoform X3 — translation MLERSEHVLQQSMGEKVFTILFDSSKHELFSVSDGYKVLQRRLKSMWQVQSGNTQISPDLLSGIDALVLGGPRQKFTETEFSALRDFVTQGGRLLVLLGEGGERRFQTNINFLLEEYGIVVNSDAVVRTAYHKYPHPKEALISDGILNRAVSRALEETALGSTLSGDSRGLTFVYPFGATLNVAKPAVALLSTGGCSFPVARPVCALYIGQKGVSGRIVVLGSCHLLSDHYLDKEDNSKVKDVLFHFLTNDQVQLNAIDAGDPEVFDYNPIPSLSTIADAPFCCLQEGEELPNDPMELFRKQLYTLDNSMLPAVINAYEELGVPHEPLRLISPQFECPLPPLQPACGDPMPGALEEQDIIADQDNL, via the exons ATGTTGGAACGCTCCGAGCATGTGCTCCAGCAATCAATGGGCGAGAAAGTTTTCACGATACTGTTCGACTCGTCTAAGCACGAGCTTTTCAGCGTTAGCGATGGCTACAAGGTGCTACAGAGGCGGCTCAAAAGCATGTGGCAAGTCCAGAG CGGAAACACGCAGATATCGCCCGATCTGTTATCCGGCATCGACGCCCTCGTGCTTGGCGGTCCACGACAAAAATTTACGGAGACGGAG TTTTCAGCCTTGCGAGACTTTGTGACTCAAGGAGGGAGGCTACTGGTTTTACTTGGTGAAGGTGGGGAACGCCGCTTCCAGACCAACATAAACTTCCTGCTTGAAGAATACGGCATTGTTGTCAACAGCG ATGCTGTTGTGAGGACAGCCTATCACAAGTACCCTCATCCAAAAGAAGCACTGATCTCTGATGGAATCCTCAACAGAGCTGTGAGCAGGGCTCTTGAGGAGACGGCGCTTGGCTCGACTTTGAGTGGTGATAGCCG AGGACTGACATTTGTCTACCCATTTGGTGCCACGCTAAATGTTGCCAAGCCTGCTGTGGCTCTCCTGTCTACGGGGGGCTGCTCTTTCCCTGTGGCACGGCCAGTCTGTGCACTCTACATCGggcaaaag GGTGTCTCAGGAAGAATAGTGGTTCTCGGCTCGTGCCATCTTCTCTCAGACCACTACTTGGACAAGGAGGACAACAGCAAGGTCAAG GATGTGTTGTTCCACTTCCTGACCAACGATCAAGTGCAGCTGAATGCCATTGATGCCGGAGACCCTGAGGTGTTTGACTACAACCCCATTCCATCACTGAGCACGATTGCCGATGCCCCGTTCTGCTGCCTTCAAGAGGGGGAGGAACTGCCCAATGACCCCATGGAGTTGTTCCGCAAGCAGCTGTACACCCTCGACAACTCTATGCTTCCTGCAGTTATCAA TGCCTATGAAGAGCTTGGTGTGCCACACGAGCCTCTGAGACTGATCAGTCCACAATTTGAATGCCCGCTGCCACCGCTACAGCCTGCG TGTGGAGACCCAATGCCTGGGGCATTGGAAGAGCAAGACATCATAGCCGACCAGGACAATTTGTGA
- the IFT52 gene encoding intraflagellar transport 52 isoform X1 — protein sequence MLERSEHVLQQSMGEKVFTILFDSSKHELFSVSDGYKVLQRRLKSMWQVQSGNTQISPDLLSGIDALVLGGPRQKFTETEFSALRDFVTQGGRLLVLLGEGGERRFQTNINFLLEEYGIVVNSDAVVRTAYHKYPHPKEALISDGILNRAVSRALEETALGSTLSGDSRGLTFVYPFGATLNVAKPAVALLSTGGCSFPVARPVCALYIGQKGVSGRIVVLGSCHLLSDHYLDKEDNSKVKDVLFHFLTNDQVQLNAIDAGDPEVFDYNPIPSLSTIADAPFCCLQEGEELPNDPMELFRKQLYTLDNSMLPAVINAYEELGVPHEPLRLISPQFECPLPPLQPAVFPPCFREPSGPPLELFDLDEELSSESRRLAQLANKCTDEDLHYFLLQCGQVLGIGTATGEPKHIIEHVLTRLVEFRKLNQVSAPSNFSTLLDTVLVWIACGISFFSKPHLQICVLLLAKWHLGFSRR from the exons ATGTTGGAACGCTCCGAGCATGTGCTCCAGCAATCAATGGGCGAGAAAGTTTTCACGATACTGTTCGACTCGTCTAAGCACGAGCTTTTCAGCGTTAGCGATGGCTACAAGGTGCTACAGAGGCGGCTCAAAAGCATGTGGCAAGTCCAGAG CGGAAACACGCAGATATCGCCCGATCTGTTATCCGGCATCGACGCCCTCGTGCTTGGCGGTCCACGACAAAAATTTACGGAGACGGAG TTTTCAGCCTTGCGAGACTTTGTGACTCAAGGAGGGAGGCTACTGGTTTTACTTGGTGAAGGTGGGGAACGCCGCTTCCAGACCAACATAAACTTCCTGCTTGAAGAATACGGCATTGTTGTCAACAGCG ATGCTGTTGTGAGGACAGCCTATCACAAGTACCCTCATCCAAAAGAAGCACTGATCTCTGATGGAATCCTCAACAGAGCTGTGAGCAGGGCTCTTGAGGAGACGGCGCTTGGCTCGACTTTGAGTGGTGATAGCCG AGGACTGACATTTGTCTACCCATTTGGTGCCACGCTAAATGTTGCCAAGCCTGCTGTGGCTCTCCTGTCTACGGGGGGCTGCTCTTTCCCTGTGGCACGGCCAGTCTGTGCACTCTACATCGggcaaaag GGTGTCTCAGGAAGAATAGTGGTTCTCGGCTCGTGCCATCTTCTCTCAGACCACTACTTGGACAAGGAGGACAACAGCAAGGTCAAG GATGTGTTGTTCCACTTCCTGACCAACGATCAAGTGCAGCTGAATGCCATTGATGCCGGAGACCCTGAGGTGTTTGACTACAACCCCATTCCATCACTGAGCACGATTGCCGATGCCCCGTTCTGCTGCCTTCAAGAGGGGGAGGAACTGCCCAATGACCCCATGGAGTTGTTCCGCAAGCAGCTGTACACCCTCGACAACTCTATGCTTCCTGCAGTTATCAA TGCCTATGAAGAGCTTGGTGTGCCACACGAGCCTCTGAGACTGATCAGTCCACAATTTGAATGCCCGCTGCCACCGCTACAGCCTGCG GTGTTCCCACCTTGCTTCAGAGAACCCAGTGGGCCACCACTGGAGTTGTTCGACTTGGATGAAGAGCTGAGCTCGGAGAGCCGCCGTCTGGCCCAGCTTGCTAATAAGTGCACCGACGAGGACTTGCACTATTTCCTGCTGCAGTGCGGACAAGTACTAGGCATCGGCACTGCCACAGGTGAACCGAAGCACATCATAGAGCACGTGCTCACGCGCCTCGTCGAGTTCCGAAAGCTCAACCAGGTCAGTGCTCCAAGCAACTTCTCAACACTGTTGGATACAGTACTGGTGTGGATTGCATGTGGTATTTCATTCTTCAGCAAGCCACATCTGCAGATATGCGTGCTGCTGTTGGCGAAGTGGCATCTCGGCTTCTCACGAAGATGA
- the LOC142557553 gene encoding uncharacterized protein LOC142557553 isoform X2 — translation MHADLHTPNAVCMHKVMCSRAGNKSSRNLRKHMPCFLVELQEATIWRSTEAMWTYHSCLRTTLDYGAAWMFPPELWSGAFHSIPTEFWRVGTKRMKGERMMEECDRRQDDTEKESNG, via the exons ATGCATGCAGATTTGCATACCCCAAATGCAGTCTGTATGCACAAGGTCATGTGTTCTCGTGCGGGCAACAAGTCAAGCAGAAACCTCCGTAAGCACATGCCGTGTTTTCTAGTAGAACTGCAAGAAGCAACGATCTGGAGATCAACAGAAGCGATGTGGACATACCACAG CTGCCTACGGACTACGCTGGACTATGGTGCTGCCTGGATGTTCCCACCAGAGTTGTGGAGTGGAGCCTTCCATTCCATTCCCACTGAATTCTGGAGAGTGGGAACTAAAAG GATGAAAGGAGAGAGAATGATGGAG GAATGTGACAGGAGACAAGACGACACGGAGAAAGAAAGCAATGGCTGA
- the LOC142557553 gene encoding uncharacterized protein LOC142557553 isoform X1: protein MHADLHTPNAVCMHKVMCSRAGNKSSRNLRKHMPCFLVELQEATIWRSTEAMWTYHSCLRTTLDYGAAWMFPPELWSGAFHSIPTEFWRVGTKRNVTGDKTTRRKKAMAERKPGKEVKLGDCTRIIHSITTAKTND, encoded by the exons ATGCATGCAGATTTGCATACCCCAAATGCAGTCTGTATGCACAAGGTCATGTGTTCTCGTGCGGGCAACAAGTCAAGCAGAAACCTCCGTAAGCACATGCCGTGTTTTCTAGTAGAACTGCAAGAAGCAACGATCTGGAGATCAACAGAAGCGATGTGGACATACCACAG CTGCCTACGGACTACGCTGGACTATGGTGCTGCCTGGATGTTCCCACCAGAGTTGTGGAGTGGAGCCTTCCATTCCATTCCCACTGAATTCTGGAGAGTGGGAACTAAAAG GAATGTGACAGGAGACAAGACGACACGGAGAAAGAAAGCAATGGCTGAAAGAAAACCAGGCAAAGAAGTGAAACTTGGGGACTGCACCAGGATAATACACTCAATTACAACTGCAAAGACCAACGATTGA